A genomic segment from Lutibacter sp. A80 encodes:
- the yidD gene encoding membrane protein insertion efficiency factor YidD has product MKSITKILAIPFIWLVRFYQAAISPYTPSACRYTPTCSSYTLEALKVHGIFKGGWLAIKRIGSCHPWGGSGYDPVPEKDNTQKKK; this is encoded by the coding sequence TTGAAAAGTATAACAAAAATATTAGCAATTCCTTTTATTTGGTTGGTACGTTTTTACCAAGCGGCAATATCACCGTATACACCATCGGCTTGTAGATATACACCAACTTGTTCTAGTTATACATTAGAAGCATTAAAGGTACATGGTATTTTTAAAGGTGGTTGGTTAGCAATTAAAAGAATTGGAAGTTGTCATCCTTGGGGAGGAAGTGGTTATGACCCTGTTCCAGAAAAAGACAATACACAAAAGAAAAAATAA
- a CDS encoding RNA polymerase sigma factor, with product MKVINQHSNSLIEKCKNGDTSAQFAIYKQYYKAMYNTSFRIVNDCFETEDIMQESFLAAFTKLHTFSQNVTFGAWLKRIVINNSITALKKNNKLNTVPIENTVTAEINDEIPDYNELNVKNILAALNTLKNNYKVALTLYLIEGYDYEEIAQIMDISYENSRTTISRAKNKLRYLLASENERQYR from the coding sequence TTGAAAGTAATAAACCAACATAGCAACTCATTAATTGAAAAATGCAAAAACGGAGATACATCCGCACAATTTGCAATATACAAACAATACTATAAAGCTATGTATAATACATCTTTTAGAATTGTAAATGATTGTTTTGAAACTGAAGATATTATGCAAGAATCTTTTTTAGCTGCTTTTACAAAATTACATACCTTTAGTCAAAATGTAACCTTTGGGGCTTGGCTAAAAAGAATAGTAATTAATAACAGTATTACAGCTTTAAAGAAAAATAATAAATTAAATACGGTACCAATTGAAAATACTGTTACAGCAGAAATTAATGATGAAATACCTGATTATAACGAATTAAATGTTAAAAATATTTTAGCCGCTTTAAATACTCTAAAAAATAATTATAAAGTAGCTTTAACACTATATTTAATTGAAGGTTACGATTATGAAGAAATTGCTCAAATAATGGATATTTCTTATGAAAATAGTAGAACTACCATTTCAAGAGCAAAAAACAAATTAAGATACCTTTTAGCAAGTGAAAATGAAAGACAATATAGATAA
- the lgt gene encoding prolipoprotein diacylglyceryl transferase, with protein sequence MILLQIDWNPAPEIFKIGSFAVRYYSLMFVIAFTLGLHLMKKIFINEKIPLEKLDSLFIYMVISILLGARLGHFLFYDPEFLFRKPLEVILPFQFSPTFKFTGFAGLASHGAAIGAIIAMYLYSRKVLKKPLLFILDRVVVVSAIGGAFVRLGNLMNSEIIGKPTGTDYGFVFKRLGEDFPRHPAQLYESICYVIIFAILWFVYWKTTKKEKLGYLFGMYFALTFFARFVIEFFKEAQVEGRENWILGLNTGQILSIPLVLMGLYFMFRKSNSK encoded by the coding sequence ATGATATTACTTCAAATAGATTGGAATCCAGCACCAGAAATATTTAAAATTGGTTCATTTGCAGTTCGTTATTACAGCTTAATGTTTGTTATTGCATTTACGCTAGGATTGCATTTGATGAAAAAAATATTTATCAATGAAAAAATTCCACTTGAAAAATTAGATTCATTATTTATTTATATGGTAATTTCAATTTTATTAGGAGCTAGGTTAGGACATTTTTTGTTTTACGATCCAGAGTTTCTATTTAGAAAACCATTAGAAGTAATTTTACCATTTCAATTTTCTCCAACATTTAAATTTACAGGTTTTGCTGGTTTAGCAAGTCATGGAGCTGCAATTGGAGCAATAATAGCAATGTATTTATATAGTAGAAAAGTACTTAAAAAACCTTTGTTATTTATATTGGATAGAGTTGTGGTTGTTTCTGCAATAGGTGGAGCATTTGTAAGACTTGGTAATTTAATGAATTCTGAAATTATTGGAAAACCTACAGGAACCGATTATGGTTTTGTTTTTAAACGTTTAGGTGAAGATTTTCCTCGCCATCCAGCGCAATTATACGAATCTATATGTTATGTAATAATATTTGCCATTTTATGGTTTGTGTATTGGAAAACTACTAAAAAAGAAAAATTAGGGTATTTATTCGGAATGTATTTTGCGTTGACGTTTTTTGCCAGATTTGTAATTGAATTCTTTAAAGAAGCCCAAGTTGAAGGTAGAGAAAATTGGATTTTAGGCTTAAATACAGGACAAATTTTAAGTATACCATTAGTATTAATGGGATTGTACTTTATGTTTAGAAAATCAAATTCTAAATAG